One window of Papaver somniferum cultivar HN1 chromosome 9, ASM357369v1, whole genome shotgun sequence genomic DNA carries:
- the LOC113308876 gene encoding uncharacterized protein LOC113308876: protein MDAIKTIDTLKPYTQRRLYFRSDLEEGNHQFHYPLQDIIDFICTSWNIDGNPQPPAAKKVRGGSKLNFRTKMKKGEKVPLEFWQGAPVGPNANKISAYCGKLALNGENFPFDIHDWSEVPQKEA from the exons ATGGATGCTATAAAAACAATCGATACCTTGAAACCGTATACACAGAGAAGATTATACTTCAG GTCAGATTTGGAAGAAGGAAATCATCAATTTCATTATCCTCTGCAGGACATCATCGATTTTATCTGCACAAGCTG GAATATAGATGGCAACCCACAACCTCCGGCAGCAAAGAAAGTAAGAGGAGGGTCTAAGTTGAACTTTCGTACAAAGATGAAAAAGGGCGAGAAAGTACCACTGGAATTTTGGCAGGGTGCACCAGTTGGACCGAACGCAAATAAGATTTCGGCTTATTGTGGAAAGCTGGCACTAAATGGAGAAAACTTCCCTTTTGACATTCATGACTGGTCTGAAGTGCCCCAAAAGGAAGCTTGA
- the LOC113307684 gene encoding probable aspartyl protease At4g16563: protein MKNRKKMSSSFILLLFLFLLSISFTSAEDINDILKDTKNEIAEVLHDNSKEFSDGFRGVFRQVDDGGKHKSRSKGPKEIVIPLEKFRKIPFADIWERLGHIAKVSLSRANRLKHKPKDETVNATGVFPKSYGEYSISLSFGTPPQTIPLIMDTGSEIVWVPCTKQYTCIFCNSTPVANPLSAPDNMKKYEPLDSESFRQTTCDHPGCTYIQGRFTCKSCKPTNSTSSNCLEVCPRYALEYGSGVTNGTLLSDTLTFGEVKIPYFVFGCSNFTFHIPAGIAGFGRGISSIPAQLGLRKFSYCLLSKTFNDTAKSSPLVLYDGSDSEDEDTDGISRTPFLQGPRKFPYYYIGLQEITVGGKKVHDVDEFITLHPDGSGGTIIDSGATFSFMGKQVYDKVVQEIDSQAADYKRAANVEKDVHLSPCYEVPKENASLPTLGFHFRGGVKMDLPVMNTFWFIDTNETTVACLAVVTDRGKGGGGPAVILGNFQQQNYYVEYDLKHEHLGFRTQDCSED from the coding sequence ATGAAGAACAGGAAGAAAATGTCTTCAtcatttattttgttattatttttgtttcttctttccaTTTCTTTTACTTCTGCAGAAGACATCAATGATATTTTGAAAGATACTAAAAATGAAATTGCAGAGGTTCTCCACGATAATTCAAAAGAGTTTTCCGATGGTTTTAGAGGCGTTTTCCGCCAGGTAGATGATGGCGGTAAGCATAAATCACGTTCAAAAGGACCGAAGGAAATTGTTATTCCTCTGGAGAAATTCCGGAAAATCCCATTTGCCGACATTTGGGAGCGACTCGGCCACATTGCAAAAGTATCATTATCTAGAGCGAATCGTCTCAAACACAAACCGAAAGATGAAACCGTAAATGCAACCGGTGTTTTCCCGAAGAGTTACGGAGAATATTCAATTTCTCTTAGTTTTGGTACGCCTCCACAAACCATACCTCTCATTATGGATACAGGTAGTGAAATCGTCTGGGTTCCCTGCACGAAACAATATACATGCATTTTTTGTAATTCCACCCCGGTGGCCAACCCATTGTCAGCTCCAGATAACATGAAAAAATATGAACCACTAGATTCAGAATCTTTCAGGCAAACAACGTGTGATCATCCTGGTTGCACTTATATTCAAGGCCGATTTACGTGCAAGAGTTGCAAACCTACTAATTCAACAAGTTCCAATTGTTTGGAAGTATGTCCGCGATATGCACTAGAGTATGGTTCCGGAGTGACAAATGGGACGTTACTGTCCGACACTTTGACTTTCGGTGAAGTCAAAATCCCGTATTTCGTATTCGGATGTTCGAATTTTACATTTCATATCCCAGCCGGAATCGCTGGGTTTGGGAGGGGTATATCTTCAATACCTGCACAACTAGGTCTGCGTAAATTCTCGTACTGTCTTCTTTCAAAAACTTTCAATGACACAGCAAAAAGTAGTCCGCTTGTTTTGTACGATGGATCAGATTCTGAAGACGAAGATACGGATGGGATTAGTCGTACACCGTTCTTACAAGGCCCTAGAAAGTTCCCTTACTACTACATTGGTCTCCAAGAGATAACTGTCGGAGGGAAGAAGGTGCATGACGTGGATGAGTTTATCACACTACACCCTGACGGTTCAGGAGGAACCATAATCGACTCAGGAGCAACATTTTCATTCATGGGGAAACAAGTATATGATAAAGTTGTGCAAGAGATTGATAGCCAAGCTGCAGATTATAAAAGAGCTGCTAACGTGGAAAAAGATGTACATTTGAGTCCTTGCTATGAGGTTCCCAAAGAAAATGCATCGCTTCCAACATTAGGATTTCATTTTAGAGGGGGTGTCAAAATGGATTTACCGGTTATGAATACCTTTTGGTTTATTGATACTAATGAAACTACAGTGGCTTGTTTGGCTGTTGTCACTGATCGCGGTAAGGGAGGTGGTGGACCGGCAGTAATTTTGGGGAATTTTCAGCAACAAAATTATTATGTTGAATATGACCTAAAACATGAACACTTGGGATTCCGGACACAGGATTGCAGTGAAGATTAG